A window of the Schlesneria paludicola DSM 18645 genome harbors these coding sequences:
- a CDS encoding polysaccharide biosynthesis tyrosine autokinase produces the protein MRQLLVIAKRRWGYLAMALMLGVAVASAYYVVTPPKYESTAVMLVMKKDSRLAARGVDGGGEASEVRVTEELMATHMQMLQSRSMVDGALADSGLTELPSIVDHLNVGRNQKRGDYVIENLRVSRGGTGQARTAHVLNVSYKNHSDVDAEAVLTALVKRYQAFLAAKFQDVNQEAASLIEQAQNELADELEAAERAYEQFRQQSPNLMWRKVGEEATNIHRVRHDSIMQEITNLQLSRAEESARLDALTETLNGRSVEELSDLERLSMVDEKNLTRVGLLLMAQKAESESPAFLAEQPIRMAAATANFDSLAVLKSRESSMLTDLGPEHPDVINTRKQIESFAEFLDKQKQDLTSGVLKTSVNSAALFTAYHRLLENDVLALLRREERLQGLAEETMTLASEMVKDEIQGESLRREVQRKQVLFDAAVDRLRDINLAKDYGGFINEVLAKPETGLQVSPKKSIAAAIGLFIAMFFGVCGVAIAEYRDRRFRTIEDLQNTLQLSVLGRVPFVPVKSSRRLFGGRKGLDPARTPRLLDSDSPGADAFRIMRSLTLFTEGEEFRQVLCVTSPNPADGKSTTTGNLSISLGQLGRRVLVIDCDLRRPSQHELFGAPNETGLTTVLKGNLDPEDLILSTSFKNVFLLPRGEAVTNPAEFLATGEFARLVDTLREKFDHILLDCPPILPVVDALSTAAIADGVIVVIRVERTTQLQAQAACSSLRRAGAEVDGVVVNGLMPGSLGDDTYGYGYGYGYEQEYAQYRNQVTSEFASAATKLSSRQSGGSPFQRNSSTP, from the coding sequence GTGCGTCAGTTATTGGTGATTGCAAAAAGACGTTGGGGCTACCTCGCCATGGCATTGATGCTAGGGGTAGCGGTGGCATCCGCTTACTACGTCGTGACTCCGCCGAAATATGAGTCAACCGCCGTGATGCTCGTGATGAAGAAAGATTCACGATTGGCGGCAAGGGGCGTTGATGGCGGCGGAGAGGCTTCGGAAGTGCGCGTTACCGAAGAACTGATGGCGACGCACATGCAAATGTTGCAAAGCCGAAGCATGGTCGATGGCGCACTGGCCGACTCTGGTCTGACCGAACTCCCTTCGATCGTCGATCACCTGAACGTCGGCCGAAACCAGAAACGCGGTGACTACGTCATCGAGAATCTACGAGTCTCCCGTGGCGGAACAGGGCAGGCGAGAACGGCTCATGTGCTCAATGTTTCTTACAAGAACCATTCTGACGTAGACGCGGAAGCCGTGTTGACCGCGCTCGTCAAAAGGTATCAGGCATTCCTGGCTGCGAAGTTTCAGGACGTGAACCAAGAGGCCGCTTCTCTGATCGAACAAGCTCAGAACGAATTGGCTGACGAACTTGAAGCTGCAGAGCGTGCATACGAGCAGTTCCGCCAGCAATCACCGAATTTGATGTGGCGCAAGGTTGGTGAAGAAGCGACAAACATTCATCGGGTCCGCCACGACTCGATCATGCAAGAAATCACGAATCTGCAGCTTTCACGAGCGGAAGAATCCGCTCGGCTGGACGCGCTGACCGAAACCCTCAATGGCCGGAGCGTCGAAGAGCTGAGCGACCTTGAGCGGTTGTCCATGGTGGACGAGAAAAACCTCACCCGCGTCGGCTTGCTCCTAATGGCGCAAAAGGCAGAGTCCGAATCTCCTGCTTTTCTCGCAGAGCAGCCGATTCGCATGGCAGCCGCGACTGCGAACTTTGACAGCCTTGCTGTTTTGAAGTCCAGAGAGAGCTCAATGCTGACCGACTTGGGTCCAGAGCACCCCGATGTGATCAATACTCGCAAGCAAATCGAGTCATTCGCTGAATTTTTGGACAAACAGAAGCAAGACCTGACTTCAGGGGTCTTGAAGACATCGGTCAACTCCGCGGCACTCTTCACCGCATACCACCGCTTACTCGAAAATGACGTGCTTGCTCTGCTACGCCGTGAAGAGCGATTGCAGGGGCTCGCCGAAGAAACGATGACGCTTGCCAGCGAAATGGTGAAAGACGAAATCCAGGGAGAGTCGCTGCGACGCGAAGTCCAGCGCAAGCAAGTGCTGTTTGACGCTGCGGTTGATCGCTTGCGAGACATTAACCTCGCTAAGGACTACGGTGGATTTATCAACGAAGTCTTGGCAAAGCCAGAAACCGGCTTACAAGTCTCACCGAAAAAGAGCATCGCGGCCGCCATCGGCTTGTTCATTGCCATGTTCTTCGGAGTTTGCGGCGTTGCCATTGCCGAATACCGAGATCGACGATTTCGCACCATTGAGGATCTTCAGAACACATTGCAGTTGTCTGTTTTGGGGCGTGTTCCATTCGTACCGGTCAAATCGTCCCGCCGCCTGTTCGGTGGCCGCAAAGGACTCGACCCGGCCCGTACGCCTCGCTTGCTGGATTCCGATTCCCCAGGTGCCGACGCGTTTCGAATTATGCGTTCATTGACGCTTTTCACGGAAGGTGAAGAGTTCCGTCAAGTCCTGTGCGTCACGAGCCCCAACCCTGCAGATGGTAAGTCGACAACGACCGGAAATCTGTCCATCAGCCTGGGCCAACTCGGACGCCGCGTGCTCGTGATCGATTGCGACCTGCGACGCCCCTCACAGCATGAACTGTTCGGTGCCCCCAACGAAACGGGCCTGACGACCGTTTTGAAGGGGAACCTTGACCCAGAGGACCTGATCCTCTCCACATCGTTCAAGAATGTGTTCCTGCTCCCACGCGGTGAGGCCGTCACAAACCCCGCTGAGTTCCTCGCAACGGGCGAGTTCGCTCGCCTGGTCGATACCCTGCGCGAGAAATTCGATCACATCCTTCTGGATTGCCCGCCAATTCTTCCGGTCGTTGACGCACTGTCGACCGCAGCGATTGCCGACGGAGTCATCGTGGTGATTCGAGTCGAACGAACGACTCAACTGCAAGCTCAAGCGGCCTGTAGCTCGCTGCGGCGAGCGGGTGCTGAGGTCGACGGAGTTGTCGTCAATGGATTGATGCCTGGCAGCTTGGGAGATGACACCTACGGATATGGATACGGATATGGGTACGAGCAGGAATACGCTCAGTATCGAAATCAAGTCACTTCAGAATTTGCCAGCGCTGCGACGAAGCTTTCGAGTCGACAAAGCGGTGGATCACCGTTCCAACGCAATTCGTCGACTCCATGA
- the rfbA gene encoding glucose-1-phosphate thymidylyltransferase RfbA produces MNVNEAEISFMSTPRFDERKGIILAGGSGTRLYPTTIAVSKQLLPIYDKPLVYYPLSTLMLSGIRDYLLISTPHDIKGFETLLGDGSQFGISIKYAIQQEPRGLADAFIVGKSFVGSAHSALVLGDNIFFGHGLTGILQAANLRRNGATIFAYPVDDPERYGVVELGPDSKAISLEEKPLKPKTNLAIPGLYFYDQQVIDIAANLKPSPRGEIEITDVNRAYMERGELYVENFGRGSAWLDTGTPDSMLQASQFVEVIEKRQAMKIACLEEVALHMGFITIDELIRSAEKLKGTYGDYLRKIIAMTKPSN; encoded by the coding sequence ATGAACGTAAATGAGGCCGAGATTTCATTCATGAGTACACCTCGATTTGATGAGCGCAAGGGAATCATTCTTGCAGGTGGGTCTGGCACTCGCCTCTACCCAACGACGATTGCCGTCAGCAAACAATTGCTGCCGATTTACGACAAGCCGTTGGTTTACTACCCACTCTCGACATTGATGCTGTCTGGAATTCGCGACTATTTGCTGATTTCGACTCCTCACGACATCAAAGGCTTCGAAACGTTGCTAGGCGACGGAAGCCAGTTCGGAATCTCAATCAAGTATGCAATCCAGCAAGAGCCACGAGGTTTGGCCGACGCATTTATCGTAGGCAAATCATTTGTCGGATCTGCACATTCCGCGCTCGTTCTTGGCGATAACATTTTTTTCGGCCATGGATTAACGGGGATCTTGCAGGCGGCAAATTTGCGGCGCAATGGGGCGACGATTTTTGCGTATCCCGTCGATGACCCTGAACGATATGGCGTTGTGGAACTTGGACCGGACTCCAAGGCGATTTCCTTGGAAGAGAAGCCACTGAAGCCGAAAACAAATCTCGCAATTCCAGGATTGTACTTCTACGACCAGCAAGTCATCGACATTGCAGCTAACCTAAAACCGTCGCCTCGCGGCGAGATCGAAATTACCGATGTCAATCGGGCCTATATGGAACGAGGAGAGCTGTATGTCGAGAACTTCGGCCGCGGTTCCGCCTGGCTCGATACCGGCACGCCTGATTCGATGCTTCAAGCGAGCCAGTTCGTGGAAGTGATCGAAAAACGGCAAGCCATGAAGATCGCTTGCCTCGAAGAAGTCGCCTTGCACATGGGCTTCATCACCATTGATGAACTGATCCGATCGGCGGAAAAGCTGAAAGGCACATACGGGGACTACCTGCGAAAGATCATTGCAATGACAAAGCCATCCAATTGA
- a CDS encoding HAD-IIIA family hydrolase, producing the protein MLKSFLLAAGIGSRLSPITDTIPKCLIPFAGRPLLDYWLELLSQAGCSDARVNTHAHAEKMRAFLQSHFPAGYPRVTESYEPTLLGSAGAIAANADFAEGASEVIIICADQISNVDLASMVAFHRQHGDAMTMLLYRVPNPQECGIVELDAEDRVVEFVEKPAIPKSNLANGGIYIVSNEAYREIANMHKFDLGFDVLPQFVGRARGWLWDDIHRDIGTHASLAKARAELAKAKLSVAKRRKPVAAVFLDRDGTVIEHVHHLTKPEDVRLVPGAGECLSRLHASGYKCVIVTNQSVVGRGMLTEEGLEQVHAEMTTQLEQHGAWVDEIYFCPFAPGEGAEGGTEHPNRKPQPGMLLQAAQDLNLDLSKSWMIGDMMSDALAGHAAGCLASILIEKTPQSTPPNAEETGERKPARRDFHVKSLIEATDVILNFAN; encoded by the coding sequence ATGCTGAAATCGTTCTTGTTGGCAGCCGGTATTGGATCGAGATTAAGTCCGATCACGGATACGATCCCGAAATGCCTGATCCCGTTCGCCGGACGCCCACTCCTTGACTATTGGCTGGAGCTTCTATCGCAGGCGGGTTGTTCTGACGCTCGCGTGAATACGCACGCCCATGCAGAGAAAATGCGTGCGTTTCTGCAATCGCATTTTCCCGCCGGTTATCCCCGAGTCACCGAATCCTATGAACCGACCTTGCTGGGCTCTGCCGGTGCGATCGCGGCGAATGCCGATTTTGCAGAGGGGGCCAGTGAAGTCATCATCATCTGCGCCGATCAGATCAGCAATGTAGACCTCGCTTCCATGGTTGCGTTTCATCGCCAACACGGCGACGCCATGACAATGCTGCTCTACCGTGTTCCAAATCCACAAGAATGCGGAATCGTCGAACTTGACGCGGAAGATCGAGTTGTGGAATTCGTTGAAAAACCTGCGATTCCTAAGAGCAATCTCGCAAACGGAGGAATCTACATCGTTTCGAACGAGGCCTATCGCGAGATCGCGAATATGCACAAATTCGACTTGGGATTCGATGTCCTTCCGCAATTCGTTGGCCGTGCTCGTGGCTGGCTTTGGGATGACATCCATCGTGACATCGGCACACATGCGTCACTGGCAAAAGCGAGAGCTGAACTCGCCAAGGCGAAGTTGTCAGTCGCGAAGCGACGAAAGCCCGTTGCTGCCGTTTTTCTGGACCGGGACGGGACTGTGATCGAACATGTGCATCATTTGACCAAACCCGAAGACGTTCGATTGGTGCCTGGTGCTGGAGAATGCCTCAGCCGATTGCATGCGAGCGGATACAAATGTGTCATTGTCACGAATCAATCCGTGGTAGGTCGCGGGATGTTGACCGAGGAAGGGCTTGAGCAAGTCCACGCGGAAATGACCACGCAACTTGAACAGCATGGCGCCTGGGTCGACGAGATTTACTTCTGCCCATTCGCTCCAGGCGAAGGAGCCGAAGGTGGGACTGAACATCCAAATCGCAAGCCACAACCTGGAATGCTACTTCAGGCTGCACAAGACTTGAATTTGGACCTGTCAAAATCCTGGATGATTGGCGATATGATGTCTGACGCCTTGGCTGGCCATGCAGCAGGCTGCTTGGCGTCGATCTTGATCGAGAAGACGCCACAATCGACACCGCCAAACGCTGAAGAGACAGGCGAACGCAAACCCGCTCGACGGGACTTTCACGTCAAATCACTGATTGAGGCGACAGACGTGATCTTGAATTTCGCAAATTAA
- a CDS encoding glycosyltransferase: protein MSDTTQAKLPSASIVFLTYNGMPLVEDVLKSIRNQKFNGDYELLCIDTSSKDGTFELSRTLCDEVIQIQPHEFHHSRTRNLGVSVSNNDICVFLSQDALPSDEHWLTNLISPFVDPDVGAVYGRQKAPDHFGAQRRYSMGEVYPEARQVRQFVPGEKRSLSEVRFSDANGAYRRALLLEKPFPEHVPISEDIAACYYILEKGLKVVYEPLANVIHGHERSIKDEFRWAFDSGIALKRLGILGNPNFKSETKYGIKKLTDELVYFTKRFAIGTAMHSVSVYAARWLGVQLGKRENQIPPKIARAISPSLAREHARTKNVAN from the coding sequence ATGAGCGACACGACACAAGCGAAATTACCATCCGCATCGATCGTTTTCCTGACGTACAACGGGATGCCTCTTGTTGAAGACGTCTTGAAATCGATCCGAAATCAGAAGTTCAATGGAGACTATGAACTCTTGTGTATCGACACATCTTCAAAGGATGGAACCTTTGAATTGTCGCGCACGCTTTGCGATGAAGTGATTCAGATCCAGCCGCACGAGTTCCACCATTCACGTACGCGCAACCTCGGGGTATCCGTCTCCAACAACGACATCTGCGTTTTTCTTTCTCAAGACGCGTTGCCTTCAGATGAACACTGGCTGACGAATCTGATTTCTCCGTTCGTCGATCCGGACGTCGGAGCGGTCTATGGAAGACAGAAAGCCCCCGACCATTTCGGTGCGCAGCGCCGGTATAGTATGGGCGAAGTCTACCCAGAGGCGCGCCAGGTTCGTCAGTTTGTTCCGGGCGAAAAACGATCCCTCAGCGAAGTCCGCTTCTCGGATGCGAATGGAGCCTACCGTCGTGCACTGCTGCTCGAGAAGCCGTTCCCCGAACATGTGCCGATCTCTGAAGATATTGCCGCCTGCTACTACATCCTCGAAAAAGGCCTAAAGGTCGTCTACGAACCATTGGCGAACGTCATTCATGGCCACGAGCGGAGCATCAAAGACGAATTCCGCTGGGCATTCGATTCTGGAATCGCCTTGAAACGCTTAGGAATCCTCGGCAATCCCAATTTCAAAAGCGAAACCAAGTACGGAATCAAGAAACTGACCGATGAACTCGTCTACTTTACGAAGCGGTTCGCAATTGGTACGGCCATGCACAGCGTGAGTGTTTATGCGGCGCGATGGCTTGGTGTCCAACTCGGAAAGAGGGAAAATCAAATTCCTCCAAAAATTGCTCGTGCGATCTCACCTTCGCTGGCTCGTGAGCACGCTCGAACGAAGAACGTCGCAAACTAA
- the rfbB gene encoding dTDP-glucose 4,6-dehydratase — MKILVTGGAGFIGSAVIRFLIRETEHTVVNIDKLTYAANLENLTSIEDSPRYSFYQADICDEALMKNIFTECEPDAVMHLAAESHVDRSIDGPRAFLETNIMGTYSLLQAARIVWQGLPADRKQAFRFLHVSTDEVFGSLGSEGFFTEETPYAPNSPYSSSKASSDMIVRAWHHTFGLPTLISNCSNNYGPYQFPEKLIPVILLNALSGKPLPVYGTGENIRDWLFVDDHARALYRILTAGAVGETYNIGGHNEKQNIELVRDICRILDTLIPDSAHVPHEKLITFVKDRPGHDQRYAINASKIARELGWSPSVTVEEGLKLTVQWYLENREWWEALLNRGFKQEVRLGVTAQ, encoded by the coding sequence ATGAAGATCTTAGTGACGGGGGGCGCAGGATTTATCGGCTCTGCAGTAATCCGGTTCCTCATTCGTGAAACTGAGCACACCGTCGTTAATATTGACAAGCTGACCTACGCGGCGAACCTAGAGAATCTCACCTCGATCGAAGACTCACCTCGGTACTCATTCTATCAGGCTGACATCTGTGATGAAGCACTGATGAAGAATATCTTCACAGAATGTGAACCCGACGCCGTGATGCATCTGGCTGCAGAAAGCCACGTCGATCGCTCGATCGATGGCCCGCGTGCGTTTCTCGAAACAAACATCATGGGAACGTACTCCCTGCTGCAGGCGGCCCGAATCGTTTGGCAGGGGCTTCCCGCAGACCGAAAGCAAGCGTTTCGCTTTCTACACGTCTCGACTGACGAGGTGTTTGGGTCACTTGGGTCTGAGGGATTCTTCACCGAAGAGACTCCTTACGCCCCGAATTCACCTTACTCTTCCAGCAAAGCATCGTCGGACATGATTGTCCGTGCCTGGCACCATACTTTTGGCTTGCCAACGCTGATCAGCAACTGCTCTAACAACTACGGTCCCTATCAGTTTCCTGAAAAGCTGATTCCTGTCATTTTGCTGAATGCCCTGAGCGGAAAGCCGCTGCCGGTCTACGGAACGGGCGAGAATATTCGCGACTGGCTATTCGTCGATGATCATGCACGTGCCCTTTATCGGATTCTCACGGCCGGTGCCGTCGGCGAGACCTATAACATTGGTGGGCACAACGAAAAACAAAACATCGAACTTGTCCGTGATATCTGCCGAATTCTGGATACCTTGATCCCAGACTCGGCCCATGTCCCACATGAAAAGCTGATTACCTTCGTCAAGGATCGCCCGGGACACGACCAGCGATACGCCATTAACGCATCCAAGATCGCCCGAGAACTGGGATGGTCGCCTTCCGTGACAGTGGAAGAAGGCCTCAAGCTGACAGTTCAGTGGTACCTGGAAAATCGTGAATGGTGGGAGGCACTCTTGAACCGTGGGTTCAAGCAGGAAGTGCGGCTCGGCGTGACTGCTCAATAG
- the rfbC gene encoding dTDP-4-dehydrorhamnose 3,5-epimerase, producing MKESILAIPDVKVFDVSKFEDSRGFFSETFNKKRLADLGIDVDFVQDNQSLSREPFTLRGLHMQAPPFEQAKLVRVTRGRILDVCVDVRVGSPTYCKWVSAVISAEAWNQIFVPVGFLHGFVTLEPNTEVQYKVSNYYNKSSEGGVIWNDPDLAIDWSIDGRADVIISDKDAVLPKLREFQSPFVHAV from the coding sequence GTGAAAGAATCGATACTTGCAATTCCCGACGTGAAAGTCTTCGACGTTTCCAAATTCGAAGACAGTCGAGGTTTTTTTTCCGAGACGTTCAACAAAAAGCGATTGGCGGATCTGGGGATCGACGTCGATTTTGTACAGGACAATCAATCTCTCTCTCGCGAGCCATTCACTCTGCGCGGCCTACACATGCAGGCTCCACCATTTGAACAAGCGAAGTTAGTCCGGGTGACTCGCGGCCGAATTCTTGATGTGTGTGTGGACGTCCGCGTGGGGTCACCGACGTATTGCAAATGGGTGTCCGCTGTAATTAGTGCCGAGGCATGGAATCAGATCTTCGTGCCAGTTGGTTTTCTGCATGGTTTTGTCACGCTCGAGCCCAATACGGAAGTACAATATAAGGTCTCGAACTATTACAACAAATCGTCAGAAGGCGGTGTGATCTGGAATGACCCAGACTTAGCGATTGACTGGAGTATCGACGGCCGCGCCGACGTCATCATTTCGGACAAAGATGCCGTTCTGCCGAAGTTGCGAGAATTCCAATCTCCCTTTGTTCACGCCGTTTAG
- a CDS encoding GHMP family kinase ATP-binding protein → MIISQTPYRISFGGGGTDLPAFYREECGAVFSATIDRHIYVTVHPRFEKNYRLAYSKIEVISGIDQMQHELIREALKMTGIDEPLEVTTIGDVPAGTGMGSSSSLTVGLLVALYAYQGRIVSSHRLAEEACRIEIDILKKPIGRQDQYAAAFGGLNLITFRPNSTVDVQPVVCREEVLNELESQMLVLYTNTTRSADGILKQQQDSTPQLTSTLRAMRDLAEQMRNALSGEGNLGEFSRLLAEGWELKRSLGCGITNPGVDEMYTTALRHGATSGKLLGAGGGGFVLLLAPPERHNAIWESLGRPTKLPIKFFRRGGSPIFLSH, encoded by the coding sequence ATGATTATTTCCCAAACTCCTTATCGAATCAGCTTTGGAGGTGGAGGCACGGATTTGCCGGCCTTCTATCGTGAAGAATGTGGGGCAGTCTTTAGTGCCACGATCGATCGCCACATCTACGTGACCGTACACCCACGATTCGAAAAGAACTACCGCCTTGCGTATTCAAAGATCGAGGTGATATCGGGAATTGATCAGATGCAACACGAGTTGATTCGTGAAGCGCTGAAGATGACCGGAATCGACGAGCCGCTTGAGGTCACAACGATTGGTGACGTTCCAGCCGGAACGGGGATGGGCTCAAGCAGCAGTCTTACCGTTGGGCTGCTGGTTGCACTGTATGCCTACCAGGGGCGAATCGTCAGTAGCCATCGACTCGCGGAAGAAGCCTGTCGGATCGAGATTGATATTCTCAAAAAGCCAATCGGCCGACAGGATCAGTACGCAGCCGCATTCGGCGGATTGAACTTGATCACTTTCCGTCCCAATTCCACCGTCGATGTCCAACCCGTCGTCTGCCGCGAAGAAGTGCTCAATGAACTCGAATCGCAGATGCTGGTGCTATATACCAACACCACGCGAAGTGCAGATGGAATTCTCAAACAACAGCAAGACTCCACTCCACAATTGACGTCGACGCTTCGAGCCATGCGAGATCTTGCGGAGCAAATGAGAAACGCGTTGAGCGGCGAGGGAAATCTCGGTGAGTTTTCGAGACTCTTGGCCGAAGGATGGGAACTCAAACGTTCTCTGGGTTGTGGAATCACGAATCCGGGCGTCGACGAAATGTATACCACGGCCCTTCGACACGGGGCAACCAGTGGAAAGCTCTTGGGCGCGGGAGGAGGCGGGTTCGTATTACTGCTCGCCCCTCCAGAACGACATAACGCCATCTGGGAAAGCTTGGGCCGTCCAACAAAACTTCCCATCAAGTTTTTCCGACGCGGCGGCAGTCCAATCTTCCTCAGCCACTAA
- the rfbD gene encoding dTDP-4-dehydrorhamnose reductase — protein MIILLGENGQVAREVLKATSAAGIPCRSVSSQEGDFNDPAKISDLLSECPPGSFVINAAAYTQVDLAESDRKAAIQINGLTPGVIASVCQTRGLKLIHISTDYVFSGNQQRAYREHEPTGPLGVYGESKLLGERLILENLDQAIILRTSWVFSSHGKNFVKTMIRLGQDRDRLSVVADQIGGPTSAASIAKTCLELVAKTNSLSPTSDLWGVYHYCGKPSTTWHGFAEEIFRQTGQNVVVSPIRTDQYPTPARRPANSQLACGKLQKNFEISQPDWTIDLSRVVKELGFPTASAPDQPECLTEPSKHQKVEA, from the coding sequence ATGATCATTCTTCTCGGCGAAAATGGACAGGTCGCACGCGAGGTGCTCAAAGCAACCTCTGCGGCGGGTATCCCGTGTCGTTCGGTCTCAAGTCAAGAAGGCGACTTCAATGATCCTGCCAAAATTTCCGACTTGCTGTCGGAGTGTCCGCCAGGGTCATTTGTCATCAACGCCGCGGCGTACACTCAGGTGGATCTCGCCGAATCTGATCGAAAAGCCGCAATCCAGATCAATGGATTGACGCCAGGTGTGATTGCCAGTGTATGTCAAACACGCGGATTGAAATTGATTCATATTTCCACCGACTATGTGTTCTCGGGGAACCAACAGCGAGCCTATCGTGAGCACGAACCAACGGGCCCGCTCGGTGTCTACGGCGAATCGAAGCTTCTCGGCGAGCGCCTGATTCTCGAGAATCTTGACCAGGCCATCATCTTGCGAACGTCCTGGGTATTTAGCTCGCATGGCAAAAACTTCGTCAAGACGATGATTCGGCTTGGCCAAGACCGTGATCGACTTTCCGTTGTTGCCGATCAGATTGGTGGACCGACATCTGCCGCCTCGATCGCCAAGACATGCCTTGAGTTGGTCGCCAAAACCAACTCTCTTTCACCCACGTCCGACCTATGGGGCGTGTACCACTACTGCGGCAAGCCCTCGACAACATGGCACGGATTTGCAGAGGAAATCTTCAGACAAACGGGCCAAAATGTCGTCGTTTCCCCAATTCGTACAGACCAGTATCCAACACCAGCACGGCGGCCTGCCAACTCGCAACTTGCCTGCGGAAAGCTGCAAAAGAATTTTGAGATTTCGCAGCCGGACTGGACCATTGATCTGTCCAGAGTCGTAAAAGAACTGGGCTTTCCCACCGCATCCGCCCCTGACCAGCCCGAATGCCTGACTGAGCCCTCAAAACATCAAAAAGTTGAAGCCTAG
- the wbaP gene encoding undecaprenyl-phosphate galactose phosphotransferase WbaP, whose amino-acid sequence MSTQALSPGIAEAPRHSEAFNETSGIGRLWDPAKNIANWTVGRDASYVWQVWRTALPLWLADIASVAMTVGFAAVVLQMTGGVSAMFIAGLFASCCLMLSGGFILGGLYPATGMNSATELRLIVRVVSAGVTLCMAYDLAHGGSNSYLFLWPLCGGLLLVLLPFVRAFTRRAVCRSKWWGLQTIVIGAGDRGLDIVNRMRQNPALGLKPVALVDRFRPDWMLDHEGMPFGQICPLEDTPGLSNRLNAYCGVFIGSEFPEAGRMTMIDTLTSVFPQLYVTSDAADVGRNWSGVLQMGNLRLLRITEHLLMPGARWIKRMIDVMAVLAVSPILIPLVSTLAIAVKLTSAGPAFYAHSRIGRNGRTIRVWKLRSMVPNADRLLMDYLAKHPHLREDWERLHKLPNDPRVTFIGRILRKTSLDEIPQLWNVFRGDMSLVGPRPIVQAEIQKYQAVYPLYLRVTPGITGLWQVNGRNSTTYQERISYDAEYIRNWSICLDLYILARTVQTVITCDGAC is encoded by the coding sequence GTGTCAACACAAGCACTATCGCCAGGCATAGCAGAGGCTCCGCGGCACTCCGAAGCCTTCAATGAAACGTCAGGAATCGGACGCCTATGGGATCCTGCCAAGAATATTGCCAACTGGACTGTAGGACGTGACGCATCTTATGTATGGCAAGTTTGGCGCACCGCACTACCTTTGTGGCTCGCTGATATCGCGTCGGTCGCCATGACAGTGGGATTTGCGGCCGTCGTACTACAGATGACAGGTGGGGTCTCGGCGATGTTCATCGCCGGGCTATTCGCAAGCTGCTGCCTCATGCTTAGCGGCGGCTTCATCCTTGGTGGACTGTACCCCGCCACTGGGATGAATTCCGCGACCGAACTTCGACTGATTGTTCGCGTCGTGTCCGCAGGTGTGACGCTTTGCATGGCCTATGACTTAGCCCACGGTGGCAGCAATTCCTACCTCTTCCTTTGGCCACTCTGCGGGGGCCTTCTGCTGGTGCTATTGCCATTCGTCCGGGCCTTCACGCGACGTGCCGTTTGTCGATCGAAATGGTGGGGCCTGCAAACGATCGTGATTGGTGCGGGTGACCGTGGCCTGGACATTGTCAACCGAATGAGACAAAACCCCGCGCTTGGTTTGAAGCCGGTTGCACTGGTCGATCGCTTCCGTCCGGATTGGATGCTCGACCATGAAGGCATGCCCTTCGGACAGATCTGTCCACTGGAAGATACTCCAGGCTTGAGCAATCGTTTGAACGCATATTGCGGTGTGTTTATCGGGTCTGAGTTCCCGGAGGCGGGCCGCATGACCATGATAGACACACTGACCAGTGTATTCCCTCAGTTATACGTCACCTCTGACGCTGCTGATGTCGGACGCAATTGGTCAGGCGTGCTCCAGATGGGAAATCTTCGCCTGTTGCGGATTACGGAACACCTCTTGATGCCAGGAGCTCGCTGGATCAAGCGAATGATCGACGTTATGGCGGTACTTGCCGTCTCGCCAATCCTCATTCCGCTCGTCTCGACCTTGGCGATTGCGGTGAAACTCACGTCCGCCGGCCCGGCATTCTACGCTCATAGTCGAATTGGACGGAACGGGCGGACGATCCGCGTTTGGAAACTGCGATCGATGGTGCCGAATGCAGATCGACTCCTGATGGACTATCTCGCGAAGCACCCGCATCTTCGCGAAGACTGGGAGCGATTGCACAAGCTCCCGAACGATCCTCGAGTCACCTTCATTGGACGAATCTTACGCAAGACTAGCCTCGACGAAATTCCCCAACTCTGGAATGTGTTTCGTGGTGACATGAGTCTGGTCGGCCCTCGCCCAATTGTTCAGGCCGAAATTCAGAAGTATCAGGCCGTTTATCCCCTTTACTTGCGTGTCACACCGGGCATCACCGGCCTCTGGCAAGTCAACGGACGTAACTCAACGACCTATCAAGAACGTATTTCGTACGACGCAGAATACATTCGTAATTGGTCCATTTGCCTCGACCTTTATATCCTGGCCCGAACGGTACAAACCGTCATCACATGCGACGGAGCCTGTTAA